The following coding sequences lie in one Listeria ivanovii subsp. londoniensis genomic window:
- a CDS encoding DUF896 domain-containing protein has protein sequence MLEKAKIDRINELSKKKKAGTITATEKVEQDKLRKEYIKSFRTHMKGTIENTTIIDPKGNDVTPHKVKQMRKNNN, from the coding sequence ATGTTAGAAAAAGCTAAAATAGACCGTATTAATGAACTTTCAAAAAAGAAAAAGGCGGGAACAATAACAGCTACTGAAAAAGTAGAACAAGATAAGTTAAGAAAAGAATATATAAAATCATTTCGTACACACATGAAGGGTACCATTGAAAATACAACAATCATTGATCCAAAGGGGAATGATGTGACACCACACAAAGTGAAGCAAATGAGAAAGAATAATAACTAA